ACGCTAGGTCTGACGGGATCGAATCCACTGTTGTTATTTTAAGGTATTAAGCATGGCCTAACTATTGCCTGTTGCCTTTTAGGACCTGATATTTTCGTAGACATTAGATATAAGCATAGGGTGCCACTCTGAATGGAATTGTGGTTGCCGACGGTCGGTGTTTATCGAAGAAGTCCCTTCAGTCGTTATTATGCCCGCTCTGTCTTGTTGTACTGGTACACTTGTACTACCTTGCCGCCGGCCAACAAAAACCATCAATTGCCAATTGCTCCTTCGTTCTTGTCATATTGTTGCACTTTTCATCGCCCATCGTGTCATTCAATCCTTTACTAGCGAGTATTACTACTCTACTCGTACTCGTATTGCTTGTACTGTGCTACTAATGGTGATGTACCGTTGGTCTCTACCAGTGGATATGATCGCAAACCAACACCGGCGCATAATAAGAGTATCCATCACAGCCTACAGACATTCAGGTATCCCATTCAACCCTATTAGCTACAAAACACCCGACCGTCCTCGCATAAAAATAATCCAAATGGTAGTCACCCATTGAAATCGAAGGAAAAGCAAGTGTACACTCCCTGATAATAGACATTTCAATCGTCTTTTTTGCTTTAGAAGCCCTCCACTGCGTTCTCCTGCGGCCACTGATTGCCCATCATACCGAGCCCGAGACCCATACCCGCACGAACAGCCTTCTGCAAGACCAATTATCAACACGTGTTGCTTCATACATGTTCAGCTGGAGAGAAAGCAACTAACCTGGAGATCAGAAATAGAGGGCTGGGCGGCATACTTGCCAGGAAACATGCTCGCCATAAGTTGTTGGGTGAACGCATCGGCGGAAACATTTTGCTCTTGCCCTGGAACAACACCGTGACCCATTTGAAGCGGGTTGAACATGCCATTGAAAGCCTCAGGGAGCATGGGATTGAACCTCTGATTCTGACTCTGAGGCGAGACTTGCTGAGGAGGACGTGGCAAAGCGGTAGCAGTGTCAGGTTGCTGCATGGGATGCTGGAAAAATTGTTGTGACCAGTTCAACAACTGTTGGTTGAAGTGATTAGTCTGAGAGGGTACAGTGGGCATGCCATCCTTGGGAGCTTCGACGATGCTAGCAGCGccttgggaagaagacggagaaggagtGTGGTTGTAGACCGTCTGAGGCTCGGTGGCTGACATGGGAGGAGTAAGGACAGTAGTGTGAGCTTGCGAACCGACAGGAGAAGTTTGTGAAAGGGTATCGGAAGCGCTGTTGACGAAACCGTTGGCGGGATTCATACCATAGCCAAACTCGTTCCACATGCCGTTGTTGAGAGGCATAAACTTGTTGTCCTCGATAGGGGTGGCCAAAACCGGgccatcctccatctcaccatcaccgtcctcttcaccatcaaCGCTGACAAAGTTCCCAAAgatctccttttcaacaGCAGTAACctcgtccatctcttccgTCCAGGCAGAACACTCCTTCAAGGCACAGCCACTAACACTTCTCCATTCATTCACCTCCCTTAGAAGCTCATCCCGCTCGATGCGAACTTGCTTCAGTAATTTGGCGGCAAGAAGGCGCTGTTTCCTCTGGTAAGTCAAGTGAGAGATAGAGCCGTTTACGATAGCGCTCTTGGAGGGTCGGCGGGAAGaggcgagagaaggaagaagacgggCGAGGTCGAGGAATTTGCTGTTAAGAGTCTCTCTCCGAGCACGTTCAATAGCGTTGTGTTGAGATCGCTTCTCAGCAGTGTTCACGCGCTTGCGGGGCTTGCTGGTCTTGGGCTTGCCAGTGTTAATTAGAGGAGTAATGGTGGTGCCGGCAAGTGCAGTTGCGGGAGCGGAAGGAGAGGTTCCAAGGACGGGAGAGGTGGCGGtaacggaagaagaagaaactgGGGAGAGAGTAGCCATGATGTGCTGTAGTTGTGTAGACATAGTCTCTtgcgagaaaaaaaaatatatcttgctgttgttgtttctgtcgtcaaagaagaggtgcCGCGAGACGGATCTCAAACGTGCACAAGGGGGTCGGAAAAAAGGCGCTGAGATAGGTGTCTATGCACCCAGCTTGGAAGTTGAGCGCGAACCCTTGTCGCAAACTCGGGGTGAAGTCGTGTGGCAACAGTCAAAAGATGATTATCGAAAAAAGTTGAAGCCTGTTGAAGGTGGCAAATGAAACTTTCGTGGAGCGGCGAAAATTGTCGAGAGGAGGTGCTGGACTGGGTCGCGAGCGCTGTATGTATGTGCCGGGTAATTGGTAAAAGACAATATGAAGTTAGAGGATGTAGCAAAGTATCGTTATTATCCAGTGGTAAATCGGAATTTGATGGATGGACGATGGGCGCAGATTCGAGAAGATCGACGCAAATCGGGCAGGTCCGGAGTTGGAAGGAGGTCGCCGCAAGAAGGAGTAGTCGGATCAAAAGGAATCCGGTCGGAAGTCCATTATGCACGGCATGGTGGCGAGTACAAGATTAAAATGTCGAGCAAACGAAAGGGTGAAGAAAGATGGTACAATCAGCATCCAGTACAGTAGGTGATGTAGGGTCACGAGACACCAAGAGATAACGGCATTGTCCAAGACTACGGCACAGTAGCGCTTCCCAGAAGTCAGGGTGCAAGATATATGCTTTGCGTTACATTGCTCATGGGTATGCAGGCCATGGATGGCTAGCAATGAAGTAACGGAATGCAAATggatgagaggaaggacaGATAGTGGCGGCGACGGATGGCGCTAAGATGCCGTGGATGGGTGTCCGCGCACGACAATCACCCAAGCTTCCGCTGATACGTCGGCACGTCTACTCGTCCATCTTCGACCCGTATGCCTACATCTTCAAAGTTTGACACGCCCAATGACTAGAAGGACCTTGGTCAAGCCTTGACCCACCTCCCAGTCCTTCCTCCATGTCGCACAAATCCTTTCCTCGATCAAAGATAAGGCCGGAACCCAACACTCACGAGCAAGCGGTATCCAAAATCACAGCAAGAGGGGTTGGCGGAGCAGGTGTCTCGTTGTTGAACGAGAGGCTGAGGCGCTGGCACTGGCTTCTCTGTTGGCTTTGTCGCGAATGCGGCTTGGTTtaagaaagagaagaaagaaggaaaaggatttGGATTTGGGGCAAAAGGGGGGCAGAATCATCCCAAGGGTTTTTCGCTGTGCCGTCGCGTTTGTCCGGCCAAACGGTTCAAGTCAGCAGCAGATGCCAGCGCTGGGCGTCGTATCTGCTGCCCATCGTTGGGAATCTGCAAACTGGGAAGGGCATATTTGTCCTCAGGGATTAGAGAGCGACATTCAGGGATTACCCTTCAAATATCTGCCGGGATGGCCGGAATGAGGGCAAATCCTTTGCTCATGCGCCGTCCGGTTTTCAAATTTCAAAAAAGTCAGGGTGGCTAGCTTGACCTGAATTCCCTGATTCCTCCATTATTCTTTTTGTCTAGTTTCTGTTCTGTTCTTAGCTTTTACAAAACATAAGACGCTCGTGATGTCGTTGGAACCTAATCATACCTTCATTGACAATCCACAGTTTGCCTATCAATCAGTATGTTTCAGTTACGGCTGCTGCATGCACAAAACTAAGAACCGCATCACAGATTACCGAGAGGTAGAGGTTGTTTGGGCCAGATTTACTCAAGCTCCCAAGCGAAAAAACCCCGAAAAAATCCCGCTATGACCTCAATCTGCCCGAATAGGCCCCGTCCTGGACATGCCCTGGCGGCATTGTCCGGTGCCGCTTAActaataaataaataaataaccAAATAAATAAGCCACGTTTCAGTGCTTTCTTTTTTAAAATAGTGAGCGGGCGGTTTAGTACGTATACGTACAATCAATTAAATTACATCTATCTAAATACTCGCACATATCAATATAACTCCAGCGCTCTAACTGGTGTGATCTCAAACATGATAAAAGTATATGTATGATCACCGCCAATCGCTCCAAATTCGCCTCAATTGCATGCTCAATTGCGAACAAAGCGTCAGGAACTCCTCTTTGTTGTTGACTTCAGCCATCAACTGCGACGGTCTCCCCAGATGACGGGCCTCATTTAACGCGccgtcttcatcctcttcatcatcaatatCATCCATGACAACATCATCTTGTTCCGCCTGACCGTTGATATCCAGTTGATGTGCTTTCCCAGGAGAGATTCCTTGTATTGCTTGACCGTCTTGTGCTTGTTTGTCTTGGGTGGCAGGATATGGTTCACGGTTGACCTGGACACCgatttttttctctctgtCAAGATGAACGCGGTGGGGTATGTCATTACTTACGGAAGTGATTCTTCGGAAGGCGAAAGATCCAGTCAGAGATGTATACAGCCGCATTTGCGAGGCCACGGTAGCGCTGGAAAAAGCCCGATTCAAACGTCACgcgaaaagaagggataAGATCCTGCAGCCATCCTGTTGAAAAGTTCATGCGGTTGCAACAGATCCCATTGCTTGTTCTTAGTGCTGTACTGGCCCTGGACATTCTTCTCGAGGTTGTTTCTATGATAGATGGCGATACCATACATAATTGTGCACGAATCCATGGATCTATGATGCTGTCCATCGGCTGGAAGTCGCGTCCCTTGGGTGTTCTTGGTACCTGGCATGATGAGCACTGTAATTCTGACCAGTGAAGGGCTGAAAGATAATAACAGATGGAGGTGAATGGATGAATAAAAGACCAACAAGTCAAGACAAAATCGTACAGGATACAGGCGAAAAAAAGCTTGCATAGGTGAGAAAACCAGCAAACCGGACGCAATTACAACCGGCGGGTCGTCGAGAGGTTTTATTGCGGGGTTCGGTCTCAATTTCGGTCATTTTGACACTCATCAGAAAACGTGAAAAAAATATTGATTTAGAACTAAGCAGGGCGCAACACGAAACGGTTAAAGCGGCGGCATTTCAGATCGGCGGTCGGTAATCAACAAAGCCTTTTGGGGGCGTAGAAAGCgcaaggtggaggaaagTGCTGACGTATTTACCGGTATTTGATTGGGCCGTCGCCTATCAGTGCTC
The Cryptococcus neoformans var. neoformans JEC21 chromosome 8 sequence genome window above contains:
- a CDS encoding expressed protein — protein: MSTQLQHIMATLSPVSSSSVTATSPVLGTSPSAPATALAGTTITPLINTGKPKTSKPRKRVNTAEKRSQHNAIERARRETLNSKFLDLARLLPSLASSRRPSKSAIVNGSISHLTYQRKQRLLAAKLLKQVRIERDELLREVNEWRSVSGCALKECSAWTEEMDEVTAVEKEIFGNFVSVDGEEDGDGEMEDGPVLATPIEDNKFMPLNNGMWNEFGYGMNPANGFVNSASDTLSQTSPVGSQAHTTVLTPPMSATEPQTVYNHTPSPSSSQGAASIVEAPKDGMPTVPSQTNHFNQQLLNWSQQFFQHPMQQPDTATALPRPPQQVSPQSQNQRFNPMLPEAFNGMFNPLQMGHGVVPGQEQNVSADAFTQQLMASMFPGKYAAQPSISDLQKAVRAGMGLGLGMMGNQWPQENAVEGF